Genomic DNA from Electrophorus electricus isolate fEleEle1 chromosome 23, fEleEle1.pri, whole genome shotgun sequence:
GAAATCAGAGAGGGAGACTTCAAAGGCCTCACCAACCTTTATGTGAGTGTCCAGCTGAGGGTGGTGATAAAGGTGTAGAAACAGGTGTGGTTATAGCTGAGACAGGTGTGTTTATAGTTGAGACAGGTGTGGTAATAGCTGAGACAGGTGTAGTTATAGCAGAAACAGGTGTGGTAATAGTTGAGACAGGTGTGGTTATAGTTGAGACAGGTGTAGTTATAGTTGAGACAGGTGTAGTTGTAgctgaagcaggtgtgtgtgtgtgtgtgcgtgtgtgtgtgcaggccctGGTTTTGAGGAATAATCAGATCTCCAGAGTGCACCCACGTGCCTTCCTGCCATTGAAGCGCATGCAGAAGCTCTACATGTCCCATAACCAACTCACTTCCATCCCACGAAACCTGCCCGCTTCACTCGTGGAGCTGCGTATCCATGACAACCACATCCAAAAGGTGTTGGCAGGGACCTTCTCCGGGATGGGGAACATGCACGTGATTGGTGAGCCACTGGCCactacgtgtgtgtatgtttctctaAATTAACAAACTACTGTTATATCTCTACATGTTTAGTCTCTGTACAGACCCTATAATTCTattgtgtctctgctgtgtctctgtggttGTGGCTgtactgtgactgtgttgtatctgtgtctctgctgtatCTGTCTCTGAGCTATTACTGTGttatgtctgtgtctcttctgtGTCTATCTCTGTTCTGTAattgtgttgtgtctgtgtctctgctgtggcTGTGTCTGTTACCgtattgtgtctgtgtctctgctctgcctatctctgtgctgtgactgttatgtctgtgtctctgctgtgtctgcctctgtgctgtgactgtgttgtgtctgtgtctctgctgtgtctatctctgtgctgtgactgttgtgtctgtgctgtgactgtgttgtgtctgtgtctctgctgtgtctatctctgtgctgtgactgttgtgtctgtgctgtgactgttgtctgtgtctctgctgtgtttttgctgtgactgtggtgtctgtgtctctgctgtgtctctctgtgctgtgtctgtctctgctgtgtctgtctctgtgctgtgactgttgtgtctgtgtctctgctgtgtctgtctgtgtgactgtgttgtgttgtctgtgtctgtgctgtgactgtgttgtgtctgtctctgtgctgtgtctgtctctgctgtgtctgtctctgtgctgtgactgtgtctgtctgtgtgactgtgttgtgttgtatctgtgtctctgccGTGTCTCTGCTGTGACTGTTGCGTTTgtgctgtgactgtgttgtcagtgtctctgctgtgtctgtctctgtgctgtgattgtgttgtgtctgtgtctctgctgtgcctgtctgtgtgactgtcttgtgtctgtatctctgctatgtctgtctgtgcagtgaTTGCGTTGtatctgtgtttctgctgtgtctgtctctgagCTGTTACTGTGttatgtctgtgtctctgctctgcCTATCTctgctgtgactgtgttgtgtctgtgtctctgttgtgactgtgttgtgtctccgctgtgtctgcctctgtgctgtgactgtgttgtgtctgtgtctctgctgtgcctgtctgtgtctgtgtgactgtcttgtgtctgtatctctgctatgtctgtctgtgcagtgaTTGcgttgtgtctgtgtttctgctgtgtctgtctctgagCTGTTactgtgttgtgtctgtgtctctgctctgcctatctctgtgctgtgactgtgttgtgtctgtgtctctgtgctgtcagagaTGGGCCGTAACCCCTTACAGAACAGTGGCTTCGAGCCTGGAGCCTTTACTGGCCTTAAGCTGAACTATCTGCGCATCTCTGAGGCCAAACTCACTGGCGTGCCAAAAGGTAATAGGGGCCATATGTCACACAGATATGCAAATAAACTATTTTGCATTCCACAGCTTTACAGGGGTGTATTTTCACAGTGCCAAGTAACACATTTGGTTTGTCTACAGAAACTGTTAGGTCAGTTTATTCTATTACATTGTTCTGTGGTAAATGACTTTGTCTTCTCAGACTTGCCTGAGAGTCTTCACGAGCTCCATGTGGACCATAATCAAATACAGGCCATCGAACTTGAGGATCTCAGCCAATATAAGCATCTCCAAAGGTCAGACTGCACCCTCTGCTGGACACTTGCAggattaaagaaataaatgtcaatatattaaaaattcagactgtgtatactgtaatacatttttaacatattacAATTTAATTTGGGCTAATTTACTTCTGCTCTCCACAGAAAGATGTAGAAAATGTATCTTATAGTGTCAAATcaaatctaatttatttatatagcactctttacaacagatgttgtcacaaagctgctttaaaaatgtccaagtccaagcccccagtgagcaagggcgacagtggcatgGACAAACtccctaatgtgtgtgtgtgtgtgtgtgtgtgtgtgtgtgtgtgtgtgtgtgtgtgtgtgtgtgtgtgtgtgtgtgtgtgtgtgtttaggcttGGGCTCAGTTTTAACCATATTCGCCACATTGAACATGGTGTTTTGTCTTATCTGCCCAACCTGAGAGAGCTACACCTAGATAACAATCGTCTGTCCAGTGTGCCCTCGGGCCTACCTGAGAGTAAATATTTGCAGGTATGTGTGCTCATgatatgagtttgtgtgtgtgagtgagtatttttgtatgtgtgtatgatgtgagtgtgtgtgtttgtgagtatttttgtatgtgtttatgatGTGATTTCTACAC
This window encodes:
- the bgna gene encoding biglycan a; translation: MTTVAMTILLLSTSSLLLHCSALPFQQRGFWDFGKDIDVRDLMMTMMKDQEEGSAFEEVSPPDHPTCPFGCVCQLRVVQCSDLGLTHVPYDIPPDTLLLDLQCNMITEIREGDFKGLTNLYALVLRNNQISRVHPRAFLPLKRMQKLYMSHNQLTSIPRNLPASLVELRIHDNHIQKVLAGTFSGMGNMHVIEMGRNPLQNSGFEPGAFTGLKLNYLRISEAKLTGVPKDLPESLHELHVDHNQIQAIELEDLSQYKHLQRLGLSFNHIRHIEHGVLSYLPNLRELHLDNNRLSSVPSGLPESKYLQVVYLHSNNISSIGLDDFCPTGFGMKRVFYNGISLFSNPIHYWEVQPATFRCVSERTAVQFGNYKK